The Hypomesus transpacificus isolate Combined female unplaced genomic scaffold, fHypTra1 scaffold_351, whole genome shotgun sequence genome has a window encoding:
- the LOC124464474 gene encoding macrophage mannose receptor 1-like, producing the protein MKGLALMTTLLSGLCALSSCLPHQYHLVNEPKTWTEAQRYCREKYTDLATIDNMEDMNNLGNMLAANNISSGVWTGLYSKGTWRWAVTHIQGQVHFRNWKDGKPSMTGEPPLCASLDSLTGSWEDQLCTTTLKFVCQGDTFVYVNETMTWTEAKRYCRQHFTDLARVRNQTENQQIQEMLPRNTNVWIGLLKNPWKWSDGSKSSFTCWSDNQPDENGLIGECVASVIITNMQCYDWTCDYTLPFFCYSVPREHLVRMSLTRENSGVDLEDPAVMEAILQQVQVKLREKGLTEDFQLRWRKQPDGMVFHNEEDEE; encoded by the exons ATGAAGGGGCTGGCCTTGATGACGACACTTCTCTCAG GACTGTGTGCCCTCTCCTCATGCCTTCCTCATCAGTACCACCTTGTTAACGAACCAAAGACCTGGACTGAAGCCCAGAGATACTGCAGAGAGAAGTACACTGACCTGGCCACCATAGACAACATGGAGGACATGAACAACCTGGGAAACATGTTGGCAGCCAATAATATCAGTTCTGGAGTTTGGACAGGTCTGTATTCCAAGGGCACTTGGAGATGGGCCGTGACACACATACAGGGACAGGTACATTTCAGGAACTGGAAAGATGGAAAACCCAGCATGACTGGAGAACCACCTCTCTGTGCTTCGTTGGACAGTCTCACCGGCTCGTGGGAAGACCAACTGTGTACCACAACATTGAAGTTTGTCTGCCAAG GAGACACTTTTGTATATGTCAATGAAACAATGACCTGGACGGAAGCTAAGCGTTACTGCAGGCAGCACTTCACAGACCTGGCCAGAGTGAGGAACCAGACTGAGAACCAGCAGATACAGGAGATGTTACCTAGAAACACGAATGTCTGGATCGGCTTGTTAAAAAATCCCTGGAAGTGGTCAGATGGAAGCAAGTCCTCCTTCACATGCTGGAGTGACAATCAACCTGATGAGAATGGATTGATTGGTGAATGTGTGGCATCAGTGATAATTACAAACATGCAGTGCTATGATTGGACATGTGATTATACCCTTCCCTTCTTCTGCTATAGTG TCCCCAGAGAGCATTTGGTGAGGATGAGTCTGACCAGAGAGAACTCTGGTGTGGACCTAGAGGATCCTGCTGTGATGGAGGCCATCTTACAACAG GTCCAGGTGAagctgagagagaaggggctgACTGAAGACTTCCAGCTGAGGTGGAGAAAGCAGCCAGATGGAATGGTCTTCCACAATGAGGAAGACGAGGAATAG
- the LOC124464475 gene encoding C-type lectin TsL-like isoform X2, with product MEDLENLVNLFASNQMLIRVWTGLYSTGTWSWSLVDSPDDREGQKEFRNWKDGKPSMTGEPPLCASFDSLTGSWEDQLCNTTLKFVCQGDTFVYVNEAMTWTRAKSYCRQQRTDLARVRSQTENQQIQEMLPGNTNVWIGLFKDPWKWSDGSKSSFTCWSDNQPDENGLIGECVASVIYTNMQCNDWTCDHTLPFFCYSVPVQQQVVRMSLTRENSGVDLEDPAVKEAILQQVQVKLREKGLTEDFQLRWRKQTDGKVFHKDEDEE from the exons ATGGAGGACTTAGAAAACCTGGTAAACTTGTTTGCATCCAATCAGATGCTTATTAGAGTTTGGACAGGTCTGTATTCCACGGGGACCTGGAGCTGGTCCCTGGTAGACAGTCCGgatgacagagagggacagaaagagttCAGGAACTGGAAAGATGGAAAACCCAGCATGACTGGAGAACCACCTCTCTGTGcttcgtttgacagcctcacaGGCTCGTGGGAAGACCAACTGTGTAACACAACATTGAAGTTTGTCTGCCAAG GAGACACGTTTGTATACGTCAATGAAGCAATGACCTGGACGAGGGCTAAGAGTTACTGCAGGCAGCAACGCACAGATCTGGCCAGAGTGAGGAGCCAGACTGAGAACCAGCAGATACAGGAGATGTTACCTGGAAACACGAATGTCTGGATCGGCTTGTTCAAAGATCCCTGGAAGTGGTCAGATGGAAGCAAGTCCTCCTTCACATGCTGGAGTGACAATCAACCTGATGAGAATGGATTGATTGGTGAATGTGTGGCATCAGTGATATATACAAACATGCAGTGCAATGATTGGACATGTGATCATACCCTTCCCTTCTTCTGCTACAGTG TCCCAGTGCAGCAGCAGGTGGTGAGAATGAGTCTGACCAGAGAGAACTCTGGTGTGGACCTagaggatcctgctgtgaaggAGGCCATCTTACAACAG GTCCAGGTGAagctgagagagaaggggctgACTGAAGACTTCCAGCTGAGGTGGAGAAAGCAGACAGATGGAAAGGTCTTCCACAAGGATGAAGACGAGGAATAG
- the LOC124464475 gene encoding lymphocyte antigen 75-like isoform X1 yields MEDLENLVNLFASNQMLIRVWTGLYSTGTWSWSLVDSPDDREGQKEFRNWKDGKPSMTGEPPLCASFDSLTGSWEDQLCNTTLKFVCQGDTFVYVNEAMTWTRAKSYCRQQRTDLARVRSQTENQQIQEMLPGNTNVWIGLFKDPWKWSDGSKSSFTCWSDNQPDENGLIGECVASVIYTNMQCNDWTCDHTLPFFCYSVVCVSQVPVQQQVVRMSLTRENSGVDLEDPAVKEAILQQVQVKLREKGLTEDFQLRWRKQTDGKVFHKDEDEE; encoded by the exons ATGGAGGACTTAGAAAACCTGGTAAACTTGTTTGCATCCAATCAGATGCTTATTAGAGTTTGGACAGGTCTGTATTCCACGGGGACCTGGAGCTGGTCCCTGGTAGACAGTCCGgatgacagagagggacagaaagagttCAGGAACTGGAAAGATGGAAAACCCAGCATGACTGGAGAACCACCTCTCTGTGcttcgtttgacagcctcacaGGCTCGTGGGAAGACCAACTGTGTAACACAACATTGAAGTTTGTCTGCCAAG GAGACACGTTTGTATACGTCAATGAAGCAATGACCTGGACGAGGGCTAAGAGTTACTGCAGGCAGCAACGCACAGATCTGGCCAGAGTGAGGAGCCAGACTGAGAACCAGCAGATACAGGAGATGTTACCTGGAAACACGAATGTCTGGATCGGCTTGTTCAAAGATCCCTGGAAGTGGTCAGATGGAAGCAAGTCCTCCTTCACATGCTGGAGTGACAATCAACCTGATGAGAATGGATTGATTGGTGAATGTGTGGCATCAGTGATATATACAAACATGCAGTGCAATGATTGGACATGTGATCATACCCTTCCCTTCTTCTGCTACAGTG ttgtctgtgtgtctcaagTCCCAGTGCAGCAGCAGGTGGTGAGAATGAGTCTGACCAGAGAGAACTCTGGTGTGGACCTagaggatcctgctgtgaaggAGGCCATCTTACAACAG GTCCAGGTGAagctgagagagaaggggctgACTGAAGACTTCCAGCTGAGGTGGAGAAAGCAGACAGATGGAAAGGTCTTCCACAAGGATGAAGACGAGGAATAG